The genomic interval tttattttttctcaacCCTTTTGTTCCCTCCCTGCCGCTTCCCTTTCGATTGCTGCTTAGTCTTGTAGTGACCCGACTTTGAAAGCTGGCTTGAAGtggtgttttaatattttttttcagggattttaTAGCCATGCTGGTGAATGGACTGAAGcatacagaattttaaatgaCTCTACTTAGCTGTCAGGAAACTAAACACAAACATCTGAGACACACTTgttaaaatttcttccttaggAAATCTGAAAGGTTTCAATGTCCTTAATattcaacaaaagaaaaaagggttaTTAGCTGTGCTCGCTGGTAACACGAAAGCTGCAGATTTCAAGAGCTGTAATTTGCTCACCTTGTGCACGTACCAAGGAACAGATCTGTCTGATCAAGCCATCCCCAAATGTTGTAGAGTTCATGGCCAGCTCCTGAATTTTTCACTGCCGCTCCCTGTGTGATGCCGGTTCTTACCGTCGTGGTGACATCAGATTATGGCAGTAACGGTGGACCTTCTAGGAGAAAGCTCGAAAGATTTAAGCTACTCAATTGAAATTAGCCATGCCACATTGGCCACCTACCCACGGCCTTGGCTCCCAAAAACATGCCCAGAAATGCAGGATCAGTGATAATTCCAGTTTTGAGACTGTAATCTCCACACTATCACCTGAGGAGGCATCTGAAATGATTACTGTCTGTCTTGGTTTTCTGCCTGTCTCCCCTCCAGGCATCGTCCGTGCCTCCAGTGTGTTCCCCATCCTAAGCACAATATTGCTGTTGCTGGGAGGACTCTGTGTTGGAGCAGGAAGGATTTACAACAGCAAAAACAACATTATTCTCAGCGCTGGGATTCTCTTTGTTGCAGCAGGTACGTTCTTAAATCGAGTCCTCAAGAAGCACTGcctttttaaactgaaaaggaCTGTGGAAACACTTGTTGGCAGTTCTCTCCCTGTATCCCGGGCATTAGCAACATCACACTAGGCAAATTTCTtaagataaaaatatgtttttgaagCTCTACAGTAAGTATATTCTAGAAAAGCTTTTCGTTTTCCTGAAAAAGGAAGCTAAAGCCAGTAACATGCAGTTTTTACACTACTTGAAAGTATTAAACATTAGATGAATCAGGTGTCTCTTACGTGcagggctctttttttttttttttcttttatatggtGGCAAAAAATTTCACCTATGATAGGTGAGCCCATTTTTCACACTAGAAACATCTGAGAGAGTCAGCCACATTGTTAATAGCTTTCCCTGAAGCTCGGATTAAGCATGCTGCATTTAGATGAAAAGTCAGCAAGGTGGAAGAGAACTTATCTTGATCAAGGTGAACAGCCGTAGCCCTGAgctcaaaatgtatttttattattattatgaatgTTAGAATCCCACTAACAATATTAGCGAGCTCCCATATGCTACTTCTTTCCCACCATGACAATGAAGAGATGGGGACAAACCCTGCTGAACATTTTGGGATCCATGTGAACAAATGTGACCCAGATATGGGTctattctttgtttttcaagaataaatgaaatcttGAGATAAATGAAAGAGTATATAGGTGAATAAAATTTCCCGGTCATAATCTTTGAAACATTCGAGTCCAGAAAGTAACGTGGCTTGAATTTTATCTTCCCAGCCACGTAACCactgatttctgtttttctttctctaggaCTAAGTAATATCATCGGGATCATTGTCTACATATCAAGCAATGCAGGTGACCCAAGTGACAAGCGAGATGAGGACAAAAAGAACCATTACAACTATGGCTGGTCTTTTTATTTTGGAGCCTTGTCTTTTATTGTGGCCGAAACCATAGGTGTTCTGGCTGTGAACATTTATATTGAGAAGAACAAAGAGCTGAGGTTTAAGACCAAGAGGGAATTCCTTAAGACTTCTTCCAGTTCTCCTTATGCCAGGATGCCAAGTTATAGGTACAGGAGGCGGAGGTCCAGATCCAGTTCTCGATCTACAGAGCCTTCTCCATCTAGAGACATTTCTCCGGTTGGCATGAAGATAGCAAGCACCATTCCCATGAACGAAATTTCCATGTACACTCTTTCCAGAGAGCCTTTGAAGGTCACAACAGCTGCCAGCTACAACGCAGACCAAGAAGCCAGTTTTCTGCAGGTTCACAACTTCCTTCAGAAGGAATTTAAGGAAGGACTTCATGTCAACATGGTCAACAGGAGAACGACTCCTGTTTGAAGTACCTTCCTTCCTCGtgctttttgaagaaatattgAAACAGAATGGATCTGTCATGAAAGAGAAGGAGCGATGTTAAACTACCCTCTCACCTCTTTAATTGTGGCATGTGTTGAGATAGCAAGTGGAGATCCTCTGGACCAACATAAAGATATTACCCGCTCGTAGCTTTTTCTGAAGCTAGTCGgagtttgtttctttcagttctCGGTGTCACAAGATGAAGGCAGTTCATGTTCCTGCACTTTCGTAGTGTGTACAAAGTCTTGGAGAAACTGCAAAGGACTTGCCACCAGTGTGTTTTAAAGGATTACAGAAAAATTGTTgtaagaccttttttttctaaaattgagATCCCTTATTGCAAACttgcaaatataatttataaCCAAGCCCAAGGATAAATACGAACTCCTCATCAAGTGAGCCACTCTCCTTTGACGCAGCATAAGCTTTGcctctttcaaaagaaaaaaaaaaaaaaaagggaataaagaaaatatttttgaaggcaaCACTTTCTAAAACTGACCTGTGCTACTGAAACCATAGAGCACCCACGTACTGAGCATTATAGACTCGCTGATGGGGTGGTAAGGGGGTCTCCCATTTCTGGGTGTGAGGCATCCCTCGGGGCAATGCAGGTGGGGGACAAGAGGGGGGGTGCATCTTGAAACACCTAGAAAGGGGAGGATTAAAGTAGGTGGGACTTGAGCATACTTGCAAATATCATTTCTTGCCTAACATTTAGAAAACTTGAATTCTCATTTCGACTAGCCCTAGTGCCTGATCCGGCAAGGTGCTGAGTGCTGTCTGTCAGGAGCCCCTATAGACTACTTATAGCGAGAGCGAGAAGCAGAGCTGAGCCGGGGTGGCCCGCGCAGGCGAAGCCGCCGGTTCCCTGCGACTGCATTCCTGTTTTCCTTACTGCTTCACAAGTGCAACACTAACGCTACTGGAAACTAAGATATTGGAGCAATGTGcataagaaaatgagaagctaATACGTTCGGACTGGCAGAACTTCCTGCAGCAATGGGAACTGAGTGTTAACAGAACGGATGacaactttgtattttttaaaatagaacaaaaataatcaccATTTATGAGATATTTATTAAACTTTTTATTATGAATAAGTGCCGCATGGTGCAAGGTATAGTTGCTTTTAGATGGAAATGATGGTTCGacctaatttaatttattttgcaatgaTGAATCCGCTTATGTGCAGAGAGCCCACAGAAAACTCTATGCATCACCTAGGGGGAACTAATTTGTAccctttgcttctgtgtttctaaaaaagtctgaaatactgtttttcttttaaattcctgctttcattttttacacTTAGGCTTGGAATCTCAAAGCTCGAGGGCCTGACTGAAaggtaatttaatttaatagtaCTCATGTTGATTTTAGTGACCACTTGACCAAGCCATATGAGAACAAGGTGCCCAATTCCCCTCGGATGAATTAGGTGCAGTGAGAGAGGGGCATCTAATTCCTGTAGATTCCTTTGAATATACCTGTCGTCTTTGCCCAGAAAATCTTTGCTACAAGAAGACGAGAGAAAtgatgacaagaaaaaaaaaaaaaaatcatgttttggACAGCTTGACTAACTGATGGTGGGAGATCTCAGCCAAACTGTTAAAACCTCCTTAGTCTTAATTTATCCTGCGATGGCCGCAGCGTCAGGGACTCGGTGGTGTTTTGGATAGGAGGCTTTCAGCTAGTGGAACCAAGTCCTCCAGGGAAATCCCGGAGGAGCTGCCTTAACATCCCCAAAAGCAAGTTGaaccccctctgccccccctaGTAAACCTGCTTAGGCCTCTCTCCTTGTAAGAACCAAGACACAATTCTCAATTTTAAGTGAAAGTCTTCCCCTGGTCGCTGTTAAGCTCTGCTTAGCCCTCAGCCTGGCAGAGCGACATCGGTATTTTGGTGGAGGTGGGTTGGAGCCTTCATCCCTGCTTATTAAGAGTTTCCATTCAGGTTAAAACTCTGCTGGGATCCTTTTTCAAACCTCTGAACTGTGAGAGCTAAAGTGAACGGAGCGATGGGAACgatttaaaagtagaaaatgttGTGCTACTTTCTGTATCAACACACTACGGAGAAAGATATTAcacaagctttttaaaaaaattcaaacagagGCAGACAAGAAAACTTTTTTACCTACTTTTCGGCTAGGACAACATAAAACAGTTCTAAAATTATTAAAGTTCTTgatgaaaggttttttttacaagaatCTTTATGCTTTCaaacaataaattatttcctaCTTTTTGAGACTTcgtaatattaaaatactttgattAGCTATGATAGAAGTAGAagtttgcaatgaaaaaaaaaccttctgtcTCATTAGTGTGTCATACTAAGTGCTAATTAATTTACATCTAATTATAGTCGATGTATTTTTCAAGTGCAATTTCCCAGAACTATTTGTTTCCCACTGTGTTAATAAACTAATAGTTAGAAATAAGTCCTCATCCGTGTTTACTGTAATTAAGAATAAAACCATTCCCTTTAAAACCAGGAGTTAGATATAGGCTGTTTTTCTAAACTCATGTACATTGAACTGGAAGTTAACAGTGTGAGGTTTGCTTCGCGTGTtgggtttgttcttttaattgTCATTCTCCAGTGAACGTGTTTAAAACCAACCGTCTGATTCCAGCCCAAGTCTAAGGCTTTTCTAGAGCTGGGGTTAGACCGGCAAAAGGCACGTGCAGTATTTTTACACCAcgtcagcaaaaaaaaagtcttgccgGGTGTTTCGGGATGTTCCTCTTTGCCAGATCCTCCTCCctgagagcagagctggtttcAGCAGCTCTCCGAGCGCGATGCCCTGCTTCGGTCCAAGCCAGAGCGTCTGCTCCTTCTCCAGCAGGCAGGCACCTTTGAAAAATGGAGCTGGAGCGGGGAAGCATTCCTGGGATGCTCCTAGGATAGGGAGTCTGGACAGGGAACAAAGGCACAGGGAGATAACAGGGACCAGAGCTTTCGTCCCGTAGGAGGATGGGGGCTGCAATTTAAAATTCATGGTCTATGTCAAATTGCAGCACAGTAATTTGTttgacaaaagagaaaaaaaaaaagaaaaaagttgtttcaTTTGAcaatttcaggggaaaaaaaaaatcctcaaaaaaaaaaaaaaaatcagtcttttccTGTGGAAAACTCTGATTCTgacaaaactgaaaagtttGCGGCATTCCTGCCCATGCACAGTGTCTTGCTGCATGGCTGATCGGTCTGAACAGAGTTAGATTGTACTCAGAATTTGAAACCACTCAgtgacagttaaaaaaaatttaaaaatcatctgtTCTTCTACATCTCTCTGTTTTCCCTGGACAGCATCACACACAAATTAGCCCCCATTTCTCAGCAAGGCCTGCAGATACCATCATCATAGCGTTAACAATAACTGGGTTTTTGGTGTCATCCTATAACATACTGTAACAGCAGACCTAAAAATAATGCTATTGGATCATATTGgattttctgagaaacaaagtttcaggtatATCGTCAGCTCTCCCTTCCTAGTTTCTCATCCGCAATAGGAGCAAAACAAGAAATCACTTCATACGTCCGCACATCTAACAATaaactatttttctatttctttttctgttctgtatggATCGCATATCCACAAGGGCTAATATATCATGTCCCTTGAGGTTACATTTCTGTCTGCAGTTCTAAAGTGTTATTTCCACTGTGCTTCAGTTCTGCTGGTATAATCACAACCACGTATAATGTACTTAACccttactttttaaataaaccattttaaatgtattcatttttgtGTGGAGAAAGGTATATAGATTTTTAACTTCCAGATTCTCTGAGATGAGATTTCTATGTCTATTTTTTCACACTTCCACCTATTTTGATTGCAGCTGGGAGTGTTACTGGAAACCAGtatatcagagaaaaaaatatccttgtgAGTCCCACAGACCAAGAATTCTCCAAGATAAGCTATCTTCACAGCATTTCCAGGCATTTGGGTTGGAAACTAAGAAAATCCTTCTAGTTTCTAGCTCAAACATGGCCTGTATGAGACACACTCCAGTTTGAGACTGGTATGGTGGCCAGAGGCACTGCAAACCACCGTCAAGAAAAATAACCCAGTGTCTTCTGAAGTGCTAGCCTGGAGCCTGTGCTTTGCCTCCACCTTTTGAGGTTTCATGTGAATTCACTTCTGAgcatcctcctctccctgaTCTCATCCATTTTGCCTGAAGAAAGCTCAACCCCGCATGCGGAAGCTCCATGAAAGCCTTGCTCTGATCACCACCATAAAATCCCGGCAGTACGAGCAGCACCAAACACAGGTACGGAGCTCAGCAGCGTCTTGCTGCTCCCAGACATCCCGAACCATCCCTGTATCACAGacaatatttcttcttcaaatacCTCTTTTAACTTTACCTTCCTGGTTCCTAAGCCTCCAGATTGTCTTTAAAGCTGAAGACTGCCCGCATATCTCCATCTGCCCGCCGCTCCCCATGCGTATGATCAATTGGCACGTctggagggaggcaggggatTAATCTTTTCAAACGCCTCTGACACCCGGTAGTGAAGCCATTTAAAGCTCAAGCCGAAAGCTGGTTCCCttgaactaaaataaataaaggctctTCCACATTGCTGAGCAAGTCTGCGGGTAAATAGTGACcccaggagctgtggctgccctGCTGTGAACGGGGACGTATCAAAAAGCAATGTTGTTTGAGAGGGAAGCAAAGACAGAGTCCTTAAGGCTTCGGAAAGTAGAAAAGAGTCCAGCGAGGAGGATGTGGCATTTCCTTGGAATAAGAAAACTAACAAACATGGGAggtgctgaaaataaaaaggaatgagGAGTGCTCTGCACCTGTCTGCGAAATGGCTCGTCTTacagccgccgccgcctgctTCACCAGACCTAAAGGGATCGCTTACTGAAACGGCACACCCGGCACGATGGTCGGTATTTTAAGAGAATGAAGCTGTGGATCAGACGTGCAGGCAGCAGCGGGGatggccagccctgcctgtgcctcGCGGAGCTGTGGGGCCGGTGCTGTGAAGAGGCTGGGCTGTGTCCGGCGGTGCAGGATCACATCTCCTCCTTTGTGCCGACAGgagtctattaaaaaaataaaaatccaagcaaaacacacacacacattttgctCTTGCCTTCACTGATGGCAGGATTTCAGCCCCAGAATTAGGGAGCTTTTGAGGGTGCCATGGGCAGTACTCCCAGGTGTCAGCTATGCAGAGCCCACCATGATCAGGGTGGTCTGACCACACTGGGGCAATGCAGGCTCAGGACCTCAAATATTGCAAAGGAGCTCCCATTTGGAGAAAGCTGTGTCcttgaaaatgcatttgagCTGAGAGCTGGGAGCAGACCAGGCACAATCTCCTCCACTCTGGGTTGTTCTCACCTGGGAAGGGTCTGCTGCAGAACATCCTTCTGCAAGAAGGGAACCGCAGAATTTGGTTAATCTGGTTGTGGTAAATACTGAGCCTGGTCTGGAAGAAATATAGAAAAGTGCGAGTGCTGGAGAGTAGAGCCAGGCGAACGCCTCTGCTAGGGACAAAATAATGCAATAGTTGGTCTTAAGACACCTCCGTTAGCATTTTGTCCAGTAGAGAAACATAATTGTGTCTCTCACTCACTGCTGCTAAAGTGCAACTAATTACAACTCTCCCTGCTTCCCAACAGGTCCTCATTAACAGTCTGTTTATATTTCACGTGATACTGGTTCTTAAATGTGAATACTTGCCAGCTGACCCAGGGAGACTGCAGGAACTGTTCCTAGAGGATTATGTACCATGGTCTTGTGGATGTGCAGGCAATCTTTGGGGTTTCCTTTAGTCCTTTGCTCCTCCAGAACTCGGttttgcttctgcatttgtcagatgcccacccagccccCGAGGGAGGGCAACTTCACCTCCACGCAGGGACAGACGTtcccaggctggggacagaggcTCAGCCCATGGGCAGAGGATCCTTTTGGCTCTCACCATGGCGGCTGCAGGGGCCACAAGCGGTGATCACTGAATACCTGCCCGCGGTAGCCAAACACGCACCAAGCCTGTGCcgggaggagcaggcagcagcacccgtACAATATGGCTACATCAGTTCGTGTAGCAAACCCACAGAGCCCACAGGGAGCAATGACCCACAAAATAGTTTCTTTCCCAGGGACTGGTGGCTTTAGATTGCTtttctggggctggggacaaCGTTTCACCTTAGCTGCTGTAATGCAAGTTTTCAGTTTCCAGGGAAGCCACTGCTGCTCACGTTGAAGATCATCGAAGCTCGTTCACTCCCAGCTCCATTctgcaggggagggcagggaagcatgaatttttcccttctgattcCACTGTAGTTGTTTCCTGGGTATTATTAGGAAACTCAAAACAGAACCCTGAGGAACTTATCCAGATCGGAGTAcctaaaagagaacaaaaagcaTGATTCTTGCCAACCTTGGACGAGACACAAAGAccaacaccaacaaaaaaaattaatgagttCCCACCCCTGCAGTCCCTGTAGGTTGTGATTAGTCTAAAGCACAAGCATTAGCACTTGCTTCCTCGGCAACCAGACCGTTGCCTTCTGCCCACATTCACTTTCTTACACTCAACTTGCAGAGGACCTGTGGAGTTTGTAGCATCAAGGAAGCAAAGTCAGGATGCAGCTCATAAGATCAACTGATGTCTAGTGAAATTTAacaacttcaaaagaaaaggcattACATTTTCAATGCATTCCTTTTCTGGTTTAAAGTCTGTTCCCTTTGGGATTTTCCACTTTCATGAGAACTCTTGGTTCTGGTTTAAATGTAAGCCTCTAATATTTCTCCCAGCCCCAACCCAGCATATCACAGTCCTATGCAGGGCTGCGAGCATCTTCCTACAGATGTGCCCGTGGTCCCTGCCTTGCCccatgtccccagcaccctccccagTCCCCTTCCCCTCCGGTTTCACACCACTTACCTTCACTCCTTCCCATGactcccacctccccagcagGACCGGGGATGCCCATACCAGGTTTAGACATGtcaccctgctccccaggggTGTCTAAGCCAGCCCACTCACACGTCAAGCAGAGTAGTGTTAACCCCTTTAAGtcatattttaattacagttattttggatcaatattttttaacttactCTCTATTTTCTATCCCTTTCCTACACCCCCCTTTCACCTTAACTCATTGCTTCAGGTTGTCCTCATTAATTTGAGCTGACATCTCTGCACCTTTATTTTGACATCAAATTGGGATGTTCATAAAACAGGACTGGAGTAGCTTCGACATTATCTTGACATGATAACATGATATTTGCAGctttccactgacatttttttaaCCATTCTTTTAACATTCAGGTACTGTCACCCTCCTCAGTTTGACATCACAATTGTAACACCATCTCCATAGTGGCCTCTGCATTGACATTATCATCAAATTAGCTTTACAATCAGCTGAAATatcaaagggaaggagagaggttGGCTCCAGCCCAGGCAGTCTGGGTTCAGGGCAAGAGAATTCCAAAAGGAGGAAATGTTGTCCTGGGTGGCCCCTGGACTTACTATTGCATCGAGGAAAACCTGGTCGGTgggaaagcaagcaagcactCGAGAGGTTTTGcattagaaaaaacaaacaaaaaagactaCTCAGAATACTtcaggttatttaaaaaataatgataaaaaataaacaataaaataaataagcttGCTTATTTTGCCACTCTCTTTACACCACAGCGCTTGGCTCTGGAGCCTTGTCCAGCTCCAAACTCCTTGTGGAGGCTGCCACGAGCCGAAGGTTTGGGCATGCAGTTTACGGGCTCCGGGGCTATTA from Grus americana isolate bGruAme1 chromosome 18, bGruAme1.mat, whole genome shotgun sequence carries:
- the CACNG4 gene encoding voltage-dependent calcium channel gamma-4 subunit, coding for MVWCDRGVQMLLTTVGAFAAFSLMAIAIGTDYWLYSSAHICNGTNITTDEAQGPPRRARGDLTHSGLWRICCLEGIYKGHCFRINHFPEDNDYDHDSSEYLLRIVRASSVFPILSTILLLLGGLCVGAGRIYNSKNNIILSAGILFVAAGLSNIIGIIVYISSNAGDPSDKRDEDKKNHYNYGWSFYFGALSFIVAETIGVLAVNIYIEKNKELRFKTKREFLKTSSSSPYARMPSYRYRRRRSRSSSRSTEPSPSRDISPVGMKIASTIPMNEISMYTLSREPLKVTTAASYNADQEASFLQVHNFLQKEFKEGLHVNMVNRRTTPV